The following coding sequences are from one Onychomys torridus chromosome 14, mOncTor1.1, whole genome shotgun sequence window:
- the LOC118595231 gene encoding translation initiation factor IF-2-like isoform X1, with translation MEPRRAAAPAPARASERGGVTGRDPGGLRAFPGPAGPRAVRTRRGRPFPDEHRAGDPRPLEVGRAHSRRRRRRRTTFPTRGCVTGRHVRGRRGSSRPARERRPQAQSAALRPAERTTPSSPSRSASQRLAGRPGAFVRLLTRPGLAGIRPVASGTRGGGGGLVCRPRERCPLSSITVRQEFDQLTQDTYFYTR, from the exons ATGGAGCCTCGGCGCGCCGCTGCGCCTGCACCCGCGAGAGCGAGCGAGCGCGGGGGCGTCACGGGCCGCGACCCCGGCGGCCTCCGGGCCTTTCCCGGCCCCGCCGGGCCCCGAGCCGTCCGCACGCGGAGGGGCCGCCCGTTCCCTGACGAACACCGCGCCGGAGACCCGCGTCCTCTCGAAGTCGGCCGTGCGCAcagtcgccgccgccgccgccgccgcaccaCGTTCCCCACCCGCGGCTGCGTCACCGGGAGACACGTTCGCGGCCGGCGTGGATCGAGCCGGCCCGCCCGAGAGCGCAGGCCGCAGGCCCAGAGTGCCGCCCTGAGGCCCGCCGAGCGCACGACACCTTCGTCGCCGTCGCGCTCCGCCTCCCAGCGGCTTGCGGGGCGCCCGGGGGCGTTCGTGCGGCTTCTGACCCGCCCAGGCCTGGCCGGGATTCGTCCGGTTGCCAGCGGGacgagaggaggaggaggagggcttgTATGCAGGCCTCGGGAGCGCTGCCCTCTTAGTTCTATAACCGTCCGTCAAG AGTTTGATCAGCTTACACAAGATACTTATTTTTatacaagataa
- the LOC118595231 gene encoding translation initiation factor IF-2-like isoform X2, with amino-acid sequence MEPRRAAAPAPARASERGGVTGRDPGGLRAFPGPAGPRAVRTRRGRPFPDEHRAGDPRPLEVGRAHSRRRRRRRTTFPTRGCVTGRHVRGRRGSSRPARERRPQAQSAALRPAERTTPSSPSRSASQRLAGRPGAFVRLLTRPGLAGIRPVASGTRGGGGGLVCRPRERCPLSSITVRQDCSPWYQF; translated from the exons ATGGAGCCTCGGCGCGCCGCTGCGCCTGCACCCGCGAGAGCGAGCGAGCGCGGGGGCGTCACGGGCCGCGACCCCGGCGGCCTCCGGGCCTTTCCCGGCCCCGCCGGGCCCCGAGCCGTCCGCACGCGGAGGGGCCGCCCGTTCCCTGACGAACACCGCGCCGGAGACCCGCGTCCTCTCGAAGTCGGCCGTGCGCAcagtcgccgccgccgccgccgccgcaccaCGTTCCCCACCCGCGGCTGCGTCACCGGGAGACACGTTCGCGGCCGGCGTGGATCGAGCCGGCCCGCCCGAGAGCGCAGGCCGCAGGCCCAGAGTGCCGCCCTGAGGCCCGCCGAGCGCACGACACCTTCGTCGCCGTCGCGCTCCGCCTCCCAGCGGCTTGCGGGGCGCCCGGGGGCGTTCGTGCGGCTTCTGACCCGCCCAGGCCTGGCCGGGATTCGTCCGGTTGCCAGCGGGacgagaggaggaggaggagggcttgTATGCAGGCCTCGGGAGCGCTGCCCTCTTAGTTCTATAACCGTCCGTCAAG ACTGTTCCCCGTGGTACCAGTTCTGA